In Candidatus Roseilinea sp., one DNA window encodes the following:
- a CDS encoding penicillin-binding protein 1A — MRLAPVFFAFALITFVLFFAMVILGLTGYLLIARDIPDPGQLAAAQSAFASTKIFDREGNLVVELTDPIDPTAGRRTRVPLGQISPYLIQATLATEDPNFYRYAQGVGFDPIAIVRALYYAITEREFVSGGSTITQQVARNLLLSPAERGARTPQRKIREIVLANELTRRYTRDQILEIYLNENYYGNQAYGVEAAAQLYFGKPARALNLAEASMLAGIPQSPVLWDPVTNKQGVLRRQNDVLRLMAKAGYITPEQIYAAQREIESRTFTATLPNISTIAPHFMQFVKQQLDAEYGAKGLYRDGLRVYTSLDPRVQAIAENAIRRQIAQLRDKNVTNGAAVVIEPKTGEILAMVGSADFNDETIDGQVNVAIMLRQPGSAVKPFTYLAALERGWTPATLYWDRPVTFTNEYGQVYAPRNYDGKFHGPMLMREALARSMNIPAVETLHFVTVPGFLEMAQRVGLNFPPNPAYGLAVTLGGAEARLLDLTAAYAVLANGGVRLPPIAITRVERADGHLLRDYRPTQGQQAVRPEHAWLITSMLSDNAARAKTFGLNSPLRLSRPAAAKTGTTNDFRDNLTVGYTPELVVGVWVGNSDNSPMRGVSGITGAAPIWKQIMEEALAGKPVTDFVPPPGVIAAEICEYGGHVPSPNCPRRRIEYFSADQLPLPPDENVERAVQVGNPNLVNNPQSPIANPQSPDILITHPSLGEPVARGLLSIRGTVNPSGFQQYVVEYGEGENPGEWKWISGPHLAPVVDGQLTEWGIEGLPAGRYTIRVTVNTSDGQRVGYARFDVGP; from the coding sequence ATGCGGCTTGCGCCCGTCTTCTTTGCCTTCGCGCTGATCACATTCGTCCTGTTCTTTGCGATGGTCATCCTCGGCCTGACCGGCTACTTGCTGATTGCCCGTGACATTCCCGACCCCGGTCAACTCGCGGCGGCGCAGAGCGCGTTCGCCAGCACTAAGATCTTCGACCGCGAAGGCAATTTGGTCGTGGAGCTGACCGATCCGATCGACCCGACCGCCGGCCGGCGCACGCGCGTGCCGCTCGGCCAAATCAGCCCTTACCTCATTCAGGCCACGCTTGCGACGGAAGACCCGAACTTCTACCGCTATGCGCAAGGCGTCGGCTTCGACCCGATCGCCATCGTCCGCGCGCTGTACTACGCCATTACCGAGCGTGAGTTCGTCAGCGGCGGCAGCACCATCACCCAGCAGGTGGCGCGCAATTTGTTGCTCTCGCCGGCCGAGCGCGGCGCGCGCACGCCACAGCGCAAGATCCGCGAGATCGTGTTGGCCAACGAATTGACGCGCCGCTACACCCGCGATCAGATTCTGGAGATCTACCTCAACGAGAACTACTACGGCAACCAGGCCTACGGCGTGGAGGCTGCAGCACAGCTCTACTTCGGCAAACCGGCCCGCGCGTTGAACCTGGCCGAGGCTTCGATGCTGGCCGGCATCCCGCAGTCGCCAGTGCTGTGGGATCCGGTCACCAACAAGCAGGGCGTGCTGCGTCGGCAAAACGACGTGCTGCGGCTGATGGCGAAAGCCGGCTACATCACGCCCGAGCAGATCTACGCAGCGCAGCGCGAGATCGAAAGTCGGACGTTCACCGCAACGCTGCCGAACATCTCGACCATCGCGCCGCACTTCATGCAATTCGTCAAACAGCAGCTCGATGCTGAATACGGCGCAAAGGGGCTGTATCGCGACGGCCTGCGCGTATACACCTCGCTCGACCCACGTGTGCAAGCAATCGCAGAAAATGCCATCCGCCGGCAGATCGCGCAGTTGCGAGACAAGAACGTCACCAATGGCGCGGCGGTGGTGATCGAACCGAAGACCGGCGAGATCCTCGCCATGGTCGGCAGTGCCGATTTCAACGATGAAACGATAGACGGCCAGGTGAACGTCGCCATCATGCTGCGCCAGCCGGGGTCGGCGGTCAAGCCGTTCACCTACCTAGCCGCGCTGGAGCGCGGCTGGACGCCGGCCACCTTGTACTGGGACCGGCCGGTCACCTTCACCAACGAATACGGCCAGGTCTATGCGCCGCGCAACTACGACGGCAAGTTCCACGGCCCGATGCTGATGCGCGAAGCGCTGGCGCGCAGCATGAACATCCCGGCAGTCGAAACGTTACACTTCGTCACCGTGCCGGGCTTCTTGGAGATGGCGCAGCGTGTGGGCCTGAACTTTCCGCCCAACCCGGCCTACGGGTTGGCCGTCACGCTGGGGGGTGCAGAGGCGCGGCTGCTGGACCTGACTGCGGCCTACGCCGTGCTGGCCAACGGTGGCGTGCGCCTGCCGCCGATCGCCATCACGCGCGTGGAGCGCGCCGATGGCCATCTGCTGCGTGACTATCGCCCGACGCAGGGGCAACAGGCAGTTCGGCCGGAACACGCCTGGCTCATCACCAGCATGCTGAGCGACAACGCCGCCCGCGCCAAGACCTTCGGCCTGAACAGCCCGCTGCGGCTATCGCGACCGGCCGCCGCAAAGACCGGCACGACCAACGACTTCCGCGATAACCTGACGGTCGGCTATACGCCGGAGCTGGTCGTCGGCGTGTGGGTGGGCAACAGCGACAATAGCCCGATGCGCGGCGTGAGCGGCATCACCGGCGCCGCGCCGATTTGGAAGCAGATCATGGAAGAGGCACTGGCGGGCAAGCCGGTGACCGACTTCGTGCCGCCGCCCGGCGTGATAGCTGCGGAGATCTGCGAATATGGCGGCCACGTGCCCTCGCCTAACTGCCCGCGCCGGCGCATCGAATACTTCAGCGCCGACCAGTTGCCGCTGCCTCCCGACGAGAATGTAGAGCGCGCCGTGCAGGTCGGCAATCCCAACCTGGTGAACAATCCACAATCGCCAATCGCCAATCCTCAATCCCCCGACATTCTGATCACGCATCCCTCGTTGGGCGAGCCTGTGGCGCGTGGCCTGCTCTCCATCCGCGGCACGGTCAATCCGTCGGGCTTTCAACAATACGTCGTCGAATACGGCGAGGGCGAAAACCCCGGCGAATGGAAGTGGATCAGTGGGCCACACCTCGCGCCGGTGGTGGATGGCCAGCTCACGGAATGGGGCATCGAAGGGCTGCCTGCCGGGCGCTACACCATCCGCGTCACGGTGAACACGTCGGACGGCCAGCGCGTCGGCTACGCGCGCTTCGACGTGGGGCCGTAG
- a CDS encoding GlcNAc-PI de-N-acetylase: MILFVSPHLDDVALSCGGLVYRLASAGQPITIATVCTADHPANQPLSEAARHEHRQWQLGDQPYQGRRAEDARACRVLGATAAHLGLLDAIYRCDEHGAPLYTNDFIGGAVHPYDWQVQLPKVQVALAPLVRGVARVYCPMAIGGHVDHVIVRRAVESLAGPSAIRYYEDFPYADRPSRFDLPEGYAFEKVALTEDEVEARIRAIACYASQLFAVFGSAAAMPERVRSYVSRVGGERYWFVVDSAASNR, translated from the coding sequence GTGATCCTCTTCGTCTCGCCGCACCTCGACGACGTCGCCCTATCGTGCGGCGGGCTGGTCTATCGCTTGGCGTCTGCAGGTCAGCCGATCACCATCGCTACGGTATGCACGGCGGATCATCCGGCAAATCAGCCGTTGTCGGAAGCCGCGCGCCACGAGCACCGGCAGTGGCAGCTTGGCGATCAGCCCTACCAAGGTCGGCGTGCCGAGGACGCGCGTGCATGCCGTGTGTTGGGGGCGACCGCAGCGCACCTCGGCCTGCTCGACGCCATCTACCGCTGCGATGAACACGGCGCGCCGCTCTACACAAACGACTTCATCGGCGGCGCGGTGCATCCATACGACTGGCAGGTTCAGCTTCCGAAAGTGCAAGTGGCGCTTGCGCCGCTCGTCCGCGGTGTGGCGCGGGTCTATTGCCCCATGGCCATCGGCGGCCATGTGGATCACGTCATCGTCCGGCGTGCCGTCGAATCGCTGGCCGGCCCGTCGGCCATCCGTTACTACGAGGATTTCCCTTACGCGGATAGGCCGAGCCGTTTCGATCTCCCTGAGGGTTATGCGTTCGAGAAGGTCGCGTTAACAGAGGATGAAGTGGAGGCACGCATCCGCGCTATCGCGTGCTATGCCTCGCAGTTGTTCGCCGTGTTCGGATCGGCGGCCGCGATGCCGGAGCGCGTGCGCAGCTACGTTTCGCGGGTGGGCGGCGAACGTTACTGGTTCGTCGTTGACTCAGCGGCCTCGAATCGTTAG
- the clpB gene encoding chaperone protein ClpB, whose amino-acid sequence MMAATNRDYDGGLQSRLLFVEGDGIMNLNQYTEKAQEALLGAQSLAQEYGQQTIEPEHLLLALLQQDGGIVPPIIQAAGANPARITDLVERDIRNKPKVSGAVGEVRLSREVSLLTDRAEAEAKQMRDDFVSTEHLLLALADPTATRTGRTPSATQILNANGVTRDSILRALVQVRGSQRVTSQNPEATYQALEKYGRDLTQLARQGKLDPVIGRDEEIRRVIQILSRRTKNNPVLIGEPGVGKTAIAEGLAQRIVRRDVPEGLKDKRIIALDMGALIAGAKYRGEFEERLKAVLKEVTSSNGKIILFIDELHTVVGAGKAEGAMDAGNLLKPMLARGELHCIGATTLDEYRKHIEKDAALERRFQPVFVDEPSVEDTISILRGLKERYEIHHGVRIQDAAVIAAATLSARYISDRQLPDKAIDLIDEAASRVKMEIDSKPTALDEIDRKILQLEIEREALKKETDDASKERLAKIEAEIASEKEKSNALRAQWEQEKAAIQEVRAIREQIEQINVQIEQAERDADLAKAAELRYGRLRELEAKLKQAQARLAELQKGNPLLKEEVGPDEVAAVVSRWTGIPVTKLLEGEMHKLVKMEERLRERVVGQDDGLRAVSNAVRRARAGLQDPNRPIGSFIFLGPTGVGKTETAKALAEFLFDDERAMVRIDMSEYQEKHTVSRLIGAPPGYVGYEEGGQLTEAVRRRPYSVVLFDEIEKAHPEVFNVLLQLLDDGRLTDGQGRTVDFRNTVVIMTSNLLAGEDLERMSRDEIVRRLQRFFRPEFLNRIDEIVVFHPLDERHIEQIVDIQLNRLRKLLADRKLSLELTPAAKRHLAQVGYDPAFGARPLKRAIQHELQDPLSLAILEGRYHEGDTVRVDARDGVLVLE is encoded by the coding sequence ATGATGGCGGCAACGAATCGAGACTATGACGGCGGATTGCAATCGCGTCTGTTGTTCGTTGAAGGGGATGGCATCATGAATCTGAATCAATACACAGAGAAAGCACAAGAAGCGTTGCTCGGCGCCCAATCACTGGCGCAGGAGTATGGCCAGCAGACCATCGAGCCGGAGCATCTGCTGCTCGCCTTGTTGCAACAGGACGGGGGCATCGTCCCGCCCATCATCCAGGCGGCCGGCGCCAACCCGGCGCGCATCACCGACCTGGTAGAACGCGACATTCGCAACAAGCCGAAGGTGAGCGGCGCGGTGGGCGAGGTGCGCCTCTCGCGCGAGGTGAGCCTATTGACCGACCGAGCCGAGGCCGAAGCCAAGCAGATGCGCGATGATTTCGTCAGCACCGAGCATTTGCTCCTCGCCCTGGCCGACCCGACAGCGACGCGCACCGGCCGCACGCCGTCGGCAACACAAATCCTGAACGCCAACGGCGTCACGCGCGATTCGATCCTACGCGCGTTAGTTCAGGTGCGCGGCAGCCAGCGCGTCACCTCGCAGAACCCCGAAGCGACCTATCAGGCGCTGGAGAAATACGGCCGCGACCTGACGCAGCTTGCACGGCAAGGCAAACTCGACCCGGTGATCGGCCGCGACGAGGAGATCCGCCGGGTGATCCAGATCCTCAGCCGGCGCACCAAGAACAACCCAGTGCTGATCGGCGAGCCGGGCGTGGGCAAGACCGCCATCGCCGAGGGTCTGGCGCAGCGCATCGTGCGACGCGATGTGCCGGAAGGCTTGAAGGACAAGCGCATCATCGCGCTCGATATGGGCGCGCTGATCGCCGGCGCCAAGTATCGCGGCGAGTTCGAGGAGCGCCTGAAGGCGGTGCTGAAAGAGGTCACCTCGTCCAACGGCAAGATCATCCTGTTCATTGACGAGCTCCATACCGTCGTCGGCGCGGGCAAGGCCGAGGGCGCGATGGACGCCGGCAACCTGCTCAAGCCCATGCTGGCGCGCGGCGAACTGCACTGCATTGGCGCAACCACGCTGGATGAATACCGCAAGCACATCGAGAAGGACGCGGCGCTGGAGCGGCGCTTCCAGCCGGTGTTCGTGGACGAGCCGAGCGTCGAGGACACCATCAGCATCCTGCGCGGCTTGAAGGAGCGCTACGAAATCCACCACGGCGTGCGCATCCAGGACGCAGCGGTGATCGCCGCGGCGACGTTGAGCGCGCGCTACATCAGCGACCGCCAATTGCCGGACAAGGCGATTGACCTGATTGACGAGGCGGCCAGCCGGGTGAAGATGGAGATTGATTCCAAGCCCACCGCGCTGGACGAAATTGACCGCAAAATCCTGCAACTGGAGATCGAGCGCGAGGCGCTGAAGAAGGAGACCGACGACGCCAGCAAGGAGCGCCTGGCTAAGATCGAGGCCGAGATCGCCAGCGAGAAGGAGAAGAGCAACGCGCTGCGCGCGCAATGGGAGCAGGAGAAGGCCGCCATCCAGGAGGTGCGCGCCATCCGCGAGCAGATCGAGCAGATCAACGTGCAGATCGAGCAGGCCGAACGCGACGCCGACCTGGCCAAAGCCGCCGAGCTGCGCTACGGCCGGCTGCGCGAGCTGGAGGCGAAGTTGAAGCAGGCGCAGGCCCGGCTGGCCGAGCTGCAGAAGGGTAACCCGCTGCTCAAGGAAGAGGTCGGCCCGGATGAGGTGGCCGCCGTCGTTTCGCGCTGGACGGGCATCCCGGTCACCAAGCTGCTGGAAGGCGAGATGCACAAGCTGGTGAAGATGGAGGAGCGGCTGCGCGAGCGGGTGGTCGGCCAGGACGACGGGCTACGCGCGGTGAGCAACGCCGTGCGCCGGGCGCGCGCCGGCTTGCAAGACCCGAACCGGCCGATCGGCTCGTTCATCTTCCTCGGCCCGACCGGCGTGGGCAAGACCGAGACGGCGAAGGCGCTGGCCGAGTTCCTGTTCGACGACGAGCGGGCGATGGTGCGCATTGACATGAGCGAGTATCAGGAGAAGCACACCGTCAGCCGGTTGATCGGCGCGCCGCCGGGCTACGTGGGCTACGAGGAGGGCGGCCAGCTCACCGAAGCCGTGCGCCGCCGTCCCTATTCGGTCGTGCTGTTCGACGAGATCGAGAAGGCGCATCCGGAAGTCTTCAACGTGCTGTTGCAGTTGCTGGATGACGGCCGGCTGACCGACGGTCAGGGCCGCACAGTAGACTTCCGCAACACGGTGGTGATCATGACCAGCAACCTGCTGGCCGGCGAAGACCTCGAACGGATGAGCCGCGATGAGATCGTGCGTCGCTTGCAGCGCTTCTTCCGACCGGAGTTCTTGAATCGGATTGATGAGATCGTGGTCTTCCACCCTTTGGACGAGCGACACATCGAGCAAATTGTGGACATCCAGCTCAATCGGCTGCGCAAGCTGCTGGCCGACCGCAAGCTCTCGCTGGAGCTGACACCTGCGGCAAAGCGCCACCTAGCGCAGGTAGGCTACGATCCGGCCTTCGGCGCGCGGCCGCTCAAGCGGGCCATCCAACACGAGCTGCAAGACCCGCTCTCGCTGGCTATCCTGGAAGGTCGCTATCACGAGGGTGACACCGTGCGCGTGGATGCGCGCGACGGTGTGTTGGTGTTGGAATAG